A genome region from Cucumis sativus cultivar 9930 chromosome 4, Cucumber_9930_V3, whole genome shotgun sequence includes the following:
- the LOC101219020 gene encoding CBS domain-containing protein CBSCBSPB3: MTTQLAPPRRSSLAQKRTSSTSSRKSVSGDNGISSNGNVPKPGSPTQLPSAAVGERTVKKLRLSKALTIPEGTTVSEACRRMAARRVDAVLLTDANALLSGILTDKDVATRVIAEGLRPEQTVVSKIMTRNPIFVTSDSLAMEALQKMVQGKFRHLPVVENGEVIALLDITKCLYDAISRMEKAAEQGSAIAAAVEGVERQWGSDFSAPYAFIETLRERMFKPSLSTILSENTKAAIVSASDPIYVAAKKMRELRVNSVVITMGTKIQGILTSKDILMRVVAHNLSPELTLVEKVMTPNPECATVETTILDALHIMHDGKFLHLPVLDREGLVVACVDVLQITHAAISMVESGSSSVNDVASTMMQKFWDSALALEPPDDIDTHSEMSAFMASEGTLNYPSLGLGNSFAFKFEDLKGRVHRVNCGTETLDELVSVVMQRIGATDSANRPLLLYEDDEGDKVVLATDGDLSGAVNHARSIGLKVLRLHLDFPESIQQTEAQNDAMLDQKRGSLHLYSGAFAAAIALTSIGVLFYLKRSKV, translated from the exons ATGACTACTCAACTCGCTCCTCCTCGGAGGAGCTCTCTCGCTCAGAAACGCACCTCTTCCACATCTTCCAGGAAGTCGGTGTCCGGCGATAATGGCATCTCTAGTAATGGCAATGTTCCCAAACCGGGTTCTCCTACTCAGCTGCC ATCTGCTGCTGTTGGGGAAAGGACGGTGAAGAAACTGAGGTTGTCGAAGGCGCTTACGATTCCTGAAGGCACTACGGTTTCTGAAGCGTGTAGAAGGATGGCTGCTCGTCGTGTTGATGCTGTACTATTAACGGATGCGAATGCTTTACTTTCGGGTATTCTCACCGACAAG GACGTCGCTACCAGGGTTATAGCAGAGGGGCTGAGGCCAGAGCAGACCGTTGTATCCAAAATTATGACACGGAATCCCATTTTTGTTACTTCGGATTCACTTGCTATGGAAGCCCTTCAGAAAATGGTTCAGG GAAAATTTAGGCATCTTCCAGTTGTTGAAAATGGCGAAGTTATTGCTTTGTTGGATATTACAAAGTGCCTCTATGATGCCATATCGAGAATGGAGAAGGCCGCAGAACAGGGTAGTGCCATTGCTGCTGCTGTTGAAGGAGTGGAACGCCAGTGGGGAAGTGACTTTTCTG CTCCGTATGCTTTTATAGAGACGTTGAGGGAGCGGATGTTTAAACCTTCCTTATCAACCATCCTTTCTGAAAATACAAA AGCTGCAATTGTCTCGGCATCAGATCCTATATATGTTGCTGCCAAAAAAATGCGGGAGTTACGAGTTAATTCAGTTGTTATCACAATGGGAACCAAGATTCAGGGGATCCTCAC TTCAAAGGATATTCTCATGCGTGTAGTGGCACATAACCTTTCTCCTGAGTTGACTCTGGTGGAAAAG GTAATGACCCCAAATCCTGAGTGTGCAACAGTGGAGACGACAATCCTTGATGCATTGCACATAATGCACGATGGGAAGTTCTTGCATCTTCCGGTTTTAGATCGTG AGGGATTGGTTGTTGCTTGTGTAGATGTTCTACAGATCACACACGCTGCAATCTCCATG GTTGAGAGTGGTTCGAGTTCTGTTAATGATGTGGCAAGCACAATGATGCAAAAGTTTTGGGATTCAGCCCTTGCTTTAGAACCACCTGATGATATTGATACTCATAG TGAAATGTCTGCATTCATGGCTTCGGAAGGGACTCTAAATTATCCATCTCTAGGTCTTGGAAACTcatttgcttttaaatttgaggaTCTGAAGGGTCGGGTACATCGCGTAAATTGTG GCACTGAGACCTTGGATGAGTTGGTATCTGTTGTGATGCAAAGGATTGGTGCTACTGATAGTGCTAATCGGCCTCTGCTTTTG TATGAAGACGATGAAGGGGATAAAGTAGTTCTTGCTACTGATGGTGATCTCTCTGGTGCTGTAAACCATGCCAGGTCCATAGGACTAAAG GTTTTAAGATTGCATTTGGATTTTCCCGAATCAATCCAGCAAACAGAAGCTCAAAATGATGCAATGTTAGACCAGAAGCGTGGATCGTTGCATTTGTATTCTGGTGCATTTGCTGCTGCCATTGCTCTAACAAGCATTGGtgtattgttttatttgaagCGTTCTAAGGTGTAA